Proteins co-encoded in one Arachis hypogaea cultivar Tifrunner chromosome 13, arahy.Tifrunner.gnm2.J5K5, whole genome shotgun sequence genomic window:
- the LOC112738195 gene encoding uncharacterized protein: MYVDHAFSISDEDMMMGTSYTVNNKPPIKEISLAVALLVFGTLGIIIGSLMAYNHVGGDTAHGLFFAILGTLLFIPGFYYTRIAYYAYKGYKGFSFSNIPPV; encoded by the exons ATGTATGTGGATCACGCGTTTTCGATCTCGGACGAGGACATGATGATGGGTACCTCGTACACTGTGAATAACAAGCCCCCAATCAAGGAGATCTCACTCGCTGTCGCTCTTCTTGTTTTTGGAACCCTTGGAATCATCATCGGTTCTCTCATGGCTTATAACCATGTCGGCGGTGACACTGCTCACG GGTTGTTCTTTGCGATCTTGGGAACGCTGTTGTTCATACCAGGGTTCTACTACACAAGGATTGCATATTATGCTTACAAGGGTTACAAGGGATTCTCTTTCTCTAACATACCTCCAGTTTAG